The DNA region TTCTTGTCAAGTCAGATTAGAAATAGTATTATTTAAGAAAGAAGACTGGAGGGGAACAAAATGGACAATGTATTGGTTAAAAATGCACTTGAAGAGCTAAAAGAAGCCAATATCCGTATCACTCCTCAAAGATATGCGATTTTAGAATATCTAATTGAGAATCATAGTCATCCGACAGCTGACGAAATTTACCGTGCTTTGGAAGATCGCTTTCCGAATATGAGCGTGGCAACCGTATATAATAATTTACGATTATTCACAGATATTGGATTCGTTCAAGAGATGAACTATGGAGATGCATCCAGCCGTTTTGATTTTAGTTCTAAAAAACACTACCATGCGATTTGTCAAAACTGCGGCAAGATCGTTGACTTTCATTATCCAGGATTGGAAGATGTAGAGATGGCTGCTAGTAAACTAACGGGCTTTGAAATCAATGAACACAGATTAGAGTTATATGGTTTGTGTCCAGAATGCCAAGCCGCTGAAAAGAAATGAGTGAAAAAATGAGATCGATACATACTGAAAAAGCACCCAAAGCGATAGGTCCTTATGTTCAAGGAAATATTATCAATGGATTATTGTTTGCTTCCGGTCAGGTTCCTTTAGATCCTGAAACAGGAGAGGTCGTGGGAGCAACGATAGAAGAACAAACAAAGCAAGTATTGAAAAATATCTCAGCAATTTTAGAAGAAGCAGGTAGCGATTTTGATCATGTTGTTAAGAC from Enterococcus sp. 9D6_DIV0238 includes:
- the perR gene encoding peroxide-responsive transcriptional repressor PerR; protein product: MDNVLVKNALEELKEANIRITPQRYAILEYLIENHSHPTADEIYRALEDRFPNMSVATVYNNLRLFTDIGFVQEMNYGDASSRFDFSSKKHYHAICQNCGKIVDFHYPGLEDVEMAASKLTGFEINEHRLELYGLCPECQAAEKK
- a CDS encoding RidA family protein; translation: MRSIHTEKAPKAIGPYVQGNIINGLLFASGQVPLDPETGEVVGATIEEQTKQVLKNISAILEEAGSDFDHVVKTTCFLKDMNDFVRFNEVYASAFSGKLPARSAVEVARLPKDVLVEIEIIAAVNQ